One genomic segment of Capricornis sumatraensis isolate serow.1 chromosome X, serow.2, whole genome shotgun sequence includes these proteins:
- the LOC138070699 gene encoding LOW QUALITY PROTEIN: histone H2A-Bbd type 2/3-like (The sequence of the model RefSeq protein was modified relative to this genomic sequence to represent the inferred CDS: substituted 1 base at 1 genomic stop codon) translates to MPEKRCHQRSSGIRSHTARAELSFSVSHMEHLLSKRRYAXRLSSSAPVFLAAIIQDLTSKVLELAGNEAQNNGQKHITPKLVDMAIHNNALLSSFFGMTTISLVALGPH, encoded by the coding sequence ATGCCGGAGAAAAGGTGCCATCAGAGGTCATCTGGTATCCGCTCCCACACCGCCCGAGCTGAGCTGTCCTTCTCTGTGAGCCACATGGAGCATCTCCTGAGCAAACGCCGCTACGCCTAACGCCTGAGCTCGTCTGCACCAGTCTTCCTAGCTGCGATCATTCAGGACCTGACGTCCAAGGTCCTGGAGCTGGCAGGCAATGAGGCCCAGAATAATGGTCAGAAGCACATCACCCCCAAGTTGGTGGACATGGCGATACACAACAATGCTCTGCTCAGCAGCTTTTTTGGGATGACAACCATCTCCCTGGTGGCCCTGGGTCCACACTAG